From the Candidatus Methanoplasma cognatum genome, one window contains:
- a CDS encoding VWA domain-containing protein: MASDSVRNKLRPDFPFSAIVGNDNVKKAITCSLTSPDITSMLICGPKGSGKSVMARSMSSIAGDRNIITLPLNATEDQIFGGMDIERTMKDGKKVLSDSILLRSDNNILLVENINLIPEYLLYQILNAAGTRYNTVEREGISETHSCELLLVATMDPEEGGLSEHLLDRFDVCVFTSNIEEEALREEIIKRRLAYEADPKAFIESYSEMDAEISASIDKAHDRARFTRVPSGYCNAISEVCNELNVAGHRGDISVMNAACAIAALDNRDMTNLDDLKDAAAICLEHRRNDRDQDQPPPEPPEPPEPEEQEEEDQEEEDEREDPPEDDQEPPPPPPPQSDEDFQEEVFSIGDTFRVIDFMPNADKIQDTGKSGRHSQSKSTDKSGRCIGYRIPKGRVNDIALCASIRAAAPYQILRDHEDMAIVLKVDDLREKIREKKQGNSVLFLVDGSGSIGAQKRMVAVKGAILSMLKDAYQKRDEIGMAVFRIDKAEEMLPLTKSTLKAYNILAEIPTGGKTPLIHGLLKGYDILKDRIAKNTSPVMVILSDGRCNVSYTPGMRAVEEMLMTAASLSESKIRFIVIDTEVGRLRFGLALELCRALNGTYLCLEDLNAEYIESSVRMVMREV; this comes from the coding sequence ATGGCTTCAGACAGCGTTCGGAACAAATTAAGGCCGGATTTCCCGTTCTCTGCCATAGTCGGCAATGACAATGTAAAGAAGGCTATCACGTGTTCCCTTACGTCCCCCGATATAACTTCGATGCTCATCTGCGGTCCAAAAGGATCCGGAAAATCTGTCATGGCAAGGTCCATGTCCTCGATTGCCGGGGACAGGAACATAATAACGCTTCCTCTTAATGCCACTGAGGACCAGATATTCGGCGGCATGGACATTGAGAGGACCATGAAAGATGGGAAGAAGGTCCTGTCTGACAGCATCCTGCTCCGCTCCGACAACAACATTCTGCTTGTGGAGAATATCAACCTCATACCGGAATATCTGCTTTATCAAATATTGAATGCAGCAGGCACCCGTTACAATACGGTTGAAAGAGAGGGCATATCCGAGACTCACAGCTGCGAGCTCTTGCTTGTAGCTACCATGGACCCCGAGGAGGGCGGGCTTTCGGAACATCTTTTGGACCGCTTTGATGTGTGCGTTTTCACCTCTAACATTGAAGAGGAAGCACTGAGAGAAGAGATCATAAAACGGAGACTTGCTTATGAGGCTGACCCAAAGGCATTCATAGAATCCTATTCCGAAATGGATGCTGAGATCTCAGCGAGCATCGATAAAGCCCACGACAGGGCAAGATTCACAAGGGTTCCCTCCGGATACTGCAATGCAATATCCGAGGTATGCAATGAGCTGAACGTAGCTGGGCACAGAGGAGATATTTCCGTAATGAACGCGGCCTGCGCGATAGCGGCATTGGACAACCGGGACATGACGAACCTCGACGATCTGAAGGATGCTGCGGCCATATGTCTGGAACACCGGAGGAATGACCGTGATCAAGACCAGCCTCCGCCGGAACCCCCCGAGCCTCCGGAGCCGGAAGAACAGGAAGAAGAGGATCAGGAAGAAGAGGATGAGCGAGAGGATCCCCCGGAGGATGACCAGGAGCCGCCACCGCCGCCACCTCCTCAGTCAGATGAAGACTTCCAAGAGGAGGTCTTCTCCATAGGGGACACATTCAGGGTCATCGACTTTATGCCTAATGCCGATAAGATCCAAGATACAGGGAAGTCGGGCCGCCACAGTCAATCCAAATCCACTGACAAATCAGGAAGGTGTATAGGATACAGGATACCAAAAGGCAGGGTCAACGACATCGCCTTATGTGCCAGCATAAGGGCGGCTGCGCCTTACCAGATACTCCGCGACCACGAGGATATGGCCATCGTGCTCAAAGTGGATGACCTCCGGGAGAAGATAAGAGAAAAGAAACAGGGGAACAGCGTTCTGTTCCTTGTCGACGGGAGCGGTTCTATCGGTGCGCAGAAGCGCATGGTGGCTGTGAAAGGCGCCATATTGTCAATGCTGAAGGATGCTTACCAAAAACGTGACGAGATCGGCATGGCGGTATTCAGAATAGATAAAGCGGAAGAAATGCTGCCTCTCACAAAAAGCACATTGAAAGCTTACAACATATTGGCCGAGATACCCACAGGGGGGAAGACACCCCTGATACACGGACTGCTGAAAGGTTACGATATCCTGAAGGACAGGATCGCGAAGAACACCAGCCCGGTCATGGTTATTTTGTCAGACGGCAGATGCAACGTATCGTATACTCCAGGCATGAGGGCCGTGGAGGAAATGCTCATGACCGCCGCATCGCTTTCTGAATCCAAAATAAGATTCATTGTCATAGATACGGAAGTAGGCAGACTGAGGTTCGGTCTTGCCTTGGAATTATGCAGAGCGCTGAACGGCACATACCTGTGCCTGGAAGATCTGAATGCAGAATATATTGAGAGTTCTGTCAGAATGGTTATGAGAGAAGTGTGA
- a CDS encoding DNA polymerase II large subunit translates to MAEVAASDEMKEYFKALSKKNDECYRIAEAARKRGLDPETFVEIPQAEDLASRVEKLLKDYNVDGVADDIRRLTEKHGNREIVALMIAGEIAGKPAESLEMAVDRAVRVGLAVLTEGILVAPLEGIADTKIRTNTDGSSYIDLMFAGPIRAAGGTAQAMSVLIADMVRQALNIGKYVPTREEIARFNEEIPLYKQCQHLQFLPTQQEIDLIVRNCPICIDGEGTETVEISGYRDLPRIETNRVRGGACLVIAEGMCQKASKLKKHVDNLKIQGWDFIGEYIEAHKTPDEDKGTKKEVQPSKTYLKDLVAGRPIFGHPCAVGGFRLRYGRARTTGLAALAFNPASMYVMDEFVALGTQIKIERPGKACVATPCDKLDGPFVLLKNGDLLHCNTKEEVLAVRDEIAEIVDNGEILVPYGEFSENNHTLVPCGYPLEWHREEIVSKGALPDDWEDPSYERAKEMCVQLGVPLHPKYNMFWYDVSVEKLKDLRTKVLSGGRFDGGLILPKEPGTKRILEELCATHRISGEEVVVDRLYSMPLIDGLGLGVKDGKIVSLRELEGKDPLSAVSGAAGLEIRAKATTRVGTRMARPEKAREREMSPKVHSLFPVGRDGQYGRDIDSAIKASRTKAVGLGPSAGPTLSIEVGKRMCPQCGCITHRTWCRKCLAHTAASTAKRTYGGGQSMMDINLSEEYQDALRNLGERAPDELKCVEGLISRTKTPEVIEKGILRSKNDVSVFKDGTIRFDMTDMPLTHFRPREIGISVEKAKELGYTHDWNGELLTSEDQICDLKVQDIIPSKLCGDFLVKIAKFLDDELEKLYGLERYYCVKDRAGLIGHLTFGLAPHTSGCILCRIIGYSDIRGCYGHPFFHAAKRRNCDGDEDCVILALDGLLNFSRLYLPERRGGLMDAPLVLTTRLDPNEIDKEAHNIDCLRRYPLEFYKAAMEMRDPKELEKIMDLISGRIGTPLQYEGLGFTHDTDDISEGPKSSSYTTLETMAEKMDAQLYLGKKIRAVDERDVAAKVIDKHFLPDMAGNLRSFSTQTVRCTKCGEKYRRIPLSGLCKCTNSLTLTVHEASVKKYLEVSKEISVTYNLDEYIKERIMILEMSMNSVFNNDKVKKCRLSDFY, encoded by the coding sequence ATGGCGGAGGTTGCCGCAAGCGACGAAATGAAGGAGTATTTCAAAGCTCTTTCAAAAAAGAACGACGAATGCTACAGGATAGCCGAGGCCGCGAGAAAGCGGGGTCTGGATCCGGAGACATTCGTTGAGATACCTCAGGCGGAGGACCTCGCCTCCCGCGTGGAGAAGCTTCTGAAAGATTACAACGTGGACGGGGTTGCCGACGACATACGCAGGCTTACCGAGAAACACGGGAACAGGGAGATCGTCGCGCTGATGATCGCGGGGGAGATCGCGGGCAAGCCGGCAGAGAGCCTCGAAATGGCCGTGGACCGGGCGGTGAGGGTGGGCCTCGCCGTTCTGACGGAGGGAATACTTGTGGCGCCCCTTGAGGGGATCGCGGACACCAAGATCAGGACCAATACGGACGGCTCTTCATACATCGACCTGATGTTCGCAGGACCTATCCGGGCGGCCGGCGGTACGGCGCAGGCGATGAGCGTCCTCATCGCGGATATGGTGCGCCAGGCGCTGAACATCGGGAAGTACGTCCCGACCAGGGAAGAGATAGCAAGATTCAACGAAGAGATACCTCTTTACAAACAATGCCAGCACCTTCAGTTCCTGCCGACACAGCAGGAGATCGACCTTATTGTGAGGAACTGTCCCATATGCATCGACGGAGAAGGGACGGAGACAGTAGAGATATCCGGATACAGGGATCTGCCCAGGATCGAGACGAACCGCGTAAGAGGCGGCGCCTGCCTTGTCATCGCCGAAGGGATGTGTCAAAAAGCGTCCAAGCTGAAAAAGCACGTGGACAATCTGAAGATCCAAGGCTGGGATTTTATCGGAGAGTATATCGAAGCTCATAAGACCCCGGACGAGGACAAGGGCACAAAGAAAGAGGTGCAGCCGTCAAAGACCTACCTGAAGGACCTTGTGGCCGGGAGGCCCATCTTCGGGCACCCCTGCGCGGTCGGCGGATTCAGATTAAGGTACGGAAGGGCCAGGACCACCGGCCTTGCTGCGCTGGCATTCAATCCCGCAAGCATGTATGTGATGGATGAGTTCGTGGCGCTCGGCACCCAGATCAAGATAGAAAGGCCCGGCAAGGCCTGCGTGGCCACGCCGTGCGACAAACTGGACGGGCCTTTTGTGCTGCTTAAGAACGGCGACCTTCTCCATTGCAATACGAAAGAGGAGGTCCTTGCCGTCCGCGACGAGATCGCGGAGATCGTGGACAACGGAGAGATACTTGTCCCGTACGGAGAATTCTCCGAGAACAACCATACTCTCGTTCCTTGCGGATATCCGTTGGAATGGCACCGGGAGGAGATCGTCTCCAAGGGCGCGCTCCCGGACGACTGGGAGGATCCTTCCTATGAGCGGGCAAAGGAGATGTGCGTACAGCTGGGGGTCCCCCTGCATCCGAAATACAACATGTTCTGGTATGATGTCTCCGTGGAGAAGCTTAAGGACCTCAGGACAAAGGTATTATCGGGCGGCAGATTCGACGGCGGCCTCATACTCCCCAAAGAGCCGGGGACGAAGCGGATCCTGGAGGAACTCTGCGCGACACACCGCATTTCAGGAGAGGAGGTGGTCGTGGACCGCCTTTACTCTATGCCTCTGATCGACGGGCTCGGCCTCGGAGTGAAAGACGGTAAGATCGTGTCCTTAAGAGAGTTGGAAGGCAAAGATCCTCTTTCTGCGGTAAGCGGGGCGGCGGGATTAGAGATCCGCGCGAAGGCAACGACCCGCGTCGGGACGAGGATGGCACGTCCAGAGAAAGCGAGGGAGAGGGAGATGTCGCCGAAGGTGCATTCCCTGTTCCCGGTCGGAAGGGACGGACAGTACGGCAGGGACATTGACTCTGCGATCAAAGCGTCCAGGACCAAGGCCGTCGGCCTGGGTCCGAGCGCGGGGCCGACGCTGAGCATAGAGGTGGGAAAAAGGATGTGTCCACAGTGCGGGTGTATCACGCACCGCACATGGTGCAGGAAATGCTTGGCACATACCGCCGCGTCGACCGCGAAAAGGACCTACGGCGGCGGGCAGTCGATGATGGACATCAACCTTTCCGAGGAATATCAGGATGCCCTCCGCAATCTGGGCGAGAGAGCCCCTGATGAGCTCAAATGCGTTGAGGGGCTGATATCCAGGACCAAAACTCCCGAGGTGATAGAGAAAGGGATACTCAGGTCAAAGAACGATGTGTCCGTTTTCAAAGACGGCACTATCAGGTTCGATATGACCGACATGCCCCTGACCCACTTCAGGCCGAGAGAGATAGGCATAAGCGTTGAGAAAGCGAAAGAGCTGGGATACACGCATGACTGGAACGGGGAACTGCTCACCAGTGAGGATCAGATCTGCGATCTCAAGGTCCAGGACATAATCCCGTCAAAGCTCTGCGGGGACTTTCTGGTAAAGATCGCCAAGTTCCTCGATGACGAACTGGAAAAACTGTACGGCCTTGAGAGATACTATTGCGTCAAAGACAGGGCGGGTCTCATCGGGCACCTGACGTTCGGACTGGCGCCGCACACGTCCGGCTGCATATTGTGCCGGATAATCGGATATTCCGACATAAGGGGATGCTACGGCCACCCCTTCTTCCATGCCGCAAAGAGAAGGAACTGCGACGGGGACGAGGACTGCGTAATATTGGCGCTGGACGGTCTCCTGAACTTCTCAAGGCTTTATCTTCCCGAGAGGAGAGGGGGACTCATGGATGCTCCGCTCGTTCTTACCACAAGACTTGACCCCAACGAGATAGACAAAGAGGCCCATAATATCGACTGCCTCAGACGCTACCCGCTGGAATTCTACAAAGCGGCGATGGAGATGCGCGACCCCAAGGAACTGGAGAAGATCATGGACCTGATATCGGGGCGCATCGGCACCCCCTTGCAATACGAGGGATTGGGCTTTACTCACGACACCGACGATATATCCGAAGGTCCGAAGAGCTCCTCCTACACGACCCTGGAGACCATGGCCGAGAAGATGGACGCCCAGCTGTACCTGGGAAAGAAGATACGCGCGGTGGACGAAAGGGACGTTGCGGCAAAGGTCATAGACAAGCACTTCCTGCCTGATATGGCGGGTAATCTGAGAAGCTTCAGCACGCAGACGGTGAGATGCACAAAATGCGGGGAGAAATACAGAAGAATACCTTTATCCGGCCTGTGCAAATGCACCAACTCCCTTACGCTCACCGTACACGAAGCAAGCGTGAAGAAATATCTGGAAGTGTCGAAGGAGATCAGCGTCACTTATAACCTTGACGAATACATCAAGGAAAGGATAATGATACTTGAGATGAGCATGAACTCGGTCTTCAACAACGATAAGGTAAAGAAGTGCAGGCTTTCTGATTTCTATTAA
- a CDS encoding 50S ribosome-binding GTPase gives MAGVSLRVPTVLSADELMDKSFKRASKISKKGSDALDGKKKTALAKVTASGDIVISTLNGYISKFPRIDKEEDFFPELIDLVIGIDRYKKALGALNWASSRIEKLKNDSLREIKGTKDPRIIEGIKNSFYGRMSSLIKRINDDLLFLQESKNKFRKLPAIDPNVPTIVTAGFPNVGKSSLVAKLSTAAPEIAPYPFTTKGIVIGHIKDDWRMFQMIDTPGLLDREFEDRNDIEKQAVLALRYLTDIMVFILDPSEACGYDMERQTALLNAVRKNFPGVPIIVAESKSDMLNRHGENIGFSAETGEGVDALREKILVPMRALFREKAAGAEEV, from the coding sequence ATGGCCGGAGTGAGTCTCAGAGTACCTACCGTCCTCTCCGCGGACGAGCTTATGGACAAGTCGTTCAAGAGGGCATCGAAGATCTCAAAGAAGGGGTCGGATGCGCTTGACGGCAAGAAGAAGACTGCTTTGGCAAAGGTGACCGCCTCCGGAGATATCGTCATATCAACGCTGAACGGATACATCAGCAAATTTCCCAGGATCGATAAGGAAGAGGATTTCTTTCCGGAACTGATCGACCTGGTCATCGGCATCGACAGATACAAAAAGGCGCTGGGCGCCTTGAACTGGGCCTCCAGCAGGATAGAGAAGCTCAAGAACGATTCCCTGAGAGAGATAAAGGGTACGAAGGATCCCAGGATCATAGAGGGCATCAAGAACAGCTTCTACGGGAGGATGTCGTCCCTTATAAAAAGAATAAACGATGACCTCCTCTTCCTGCAGGAATCAAAGAACAAATTCAGGAAACTTCCGGCCATCGACCCGAACGTGCCGACCATAGTGACGGCCGGTTTCCCTAACGTGGGCAAGAGCAGCCTGGTGGCAAAGCTGAGCACCGCTGCGCCCGAGATAGCTCCCTATCCTTTTACCACCAAGGGCATAGTCATAGGGCACATCAAAGATGACTGGAGGATGTTCCAGATGATCGATACCCCCGGTCTGCTCGACAGGGAGTTCGAGGACAGGAACGATATTGAGAAGCAGGCGGTCCTCGCACTAAGATACCTGACGGACATCATGGTGTTCATACTTGATCCATCTGAGGCCTGCGGCTATGACATGGAAAGGCAGACCGCCCTTCTGAATGCGGTCAGAAAGAACTTCCCCGGCGTCCCCATAATAGTGGCCGAGAGTAAAAGCGACATGCTCAACAGGCACGGGGAGAACATAGGGTTCTCTGCGGAGACCGGCGAGGGGGTGGATGCTCTTAGAGAGAAGATACTGGTCCCGATGAGGGCGCTGTTCAGAGAGAAGGCCGCCGGAGCAGAGGAGGTCTGA
- a CDS encoding AAA family ATPase: MKKRAVYPFTAIVGQENMKEALILNTIYPLIGGVLIRGEKGTAKSTAVRALADLLPERHIVTGCACGCDFDDANSLCPDCQEKKERGDLTGSMSPMRVVELPLSSTEDRVAGTLDIEHAIKTGKKKFEPGVLAKANGNILYVDEINLLDDHIVDLLLDAAAMGVNYIEREGISYSHPSKFILVGTMNPEEGDLRPQLLDRFGLLVDVGSEHDETRRMEIIQRRMEFEKDPEGFREDYFKEQQKLRDIITEARSLVMGIEPGADVIRAAVKIPLHLGVDGHRADLTLIKAAIAYAAMNKRTAVTPSDVVHVSKLVMPHRMRRNPFQESTLNTEELDSWLQTAFGTN, translated from the coding sequence ATGAAGAAAAGAGCAGTGTACCCATTCACAGCCATAGTCGGCCAGGAAAATATGAAAGAAGCGTTGATACTGAACACCATCTATCCTTTGATAGGCGGCGTTCTGATACGCGGGGAAAAGGGAACGGCGAAATCGACAGCCGTAAGGGCCTTGGCCGATCTCCTCCCGGAGAGACATATAGTTACGGGATGTGCGTGCGGATGCGATTTCGACGACGCGAACAGCCTATGTCCCGACTGTCAGGAGAAAAAGGAAAGGGGGGATCTGACAGGATCAATGTCTCCAATGAGGGTCGTCGAGCTTCCGCTGAGTTCGACCGAGGACCGTGTGGCGGGTACATTGGACATAGAGCATGCAATAAAGACGGGGAAAAAGAAGTTCGAACCCGGAGTCCTTGCAAAAGCAAATGGAAACATACTTTATGTGGACGAAATCAATCTGCTTGACGACCATATCGTCGACCTGCTTCTCGACGCGGCCGCCATGGGAGTAAATTACATCGAAAGAGAGGGTATTTCATACTCGCACCCGTCCAAATTCATTTTGGTCGGGACTATGAACCCCGAGGAAGGAGATCTCAGGCCGCAGCTTTTGGATAGGTTCGGCCTTTTGGTGGATGTCGGGTCCGAACATGATGAGACCCGCAGGATGGAGATTATACAAAGACGCATGGAGTTCGAGAAGGATCCCGAAGGCTTCAGAGAGGATTATTTCAAAGAACAGCAGAAGCTGAGAGATATCATAACCGAAGCCCGCTCTCTTGTAATGGGAATAGAGCCCGGGGCTGATGTTATCCGGGCTGCGGTCAAGATACCTCTGCATCTTGGGGTCGATGGTCACCGTGCCGATCTAACCCTGATCAAAGCCGCTATTGCGTATGCTGCCATGAACAAACGGACCGCTGTCACACCGTCAGATGTTGTGCACGTATCCAAACTTGTGATGCCGCATCGTATGAGGAGAAATCCTTTCCAGGAATCCACTTTGAACACGGAGGAACTGGACTCATGGCTTCAGACAGCGTTCGGAACAAATTAA